A region from the Lentimonas sp. CC4 genome encodes:
- a CDS encoding Gfo/Idh/MocA family oxidoreductase, which translates to MKKIALSQTTATRRGFIQKSALAGAGLLLMPSGSLFGAGAASNRLNIALIGASGRAKAHYGTLKSENVVAICEVNDLNLPDAMRHFPKAKVYKDWRKCLDHPGIDAVLCCTPDHHHAFISNWALNRNLHVYMEKPLGITVEEARTVRATYLTKKDKLATQVGMQRHAYDNFSRLREMIHDGAIGNVKDVHVWGNRQIPKPGYLPGVSPIPSTLNWDLWLGPSPEHPFNPEYVSKNNGSNCLNWNMYWDFGIGQMGDMGSHTMDLVWNALDADLPTSVKASSSEPFNPQVTPVNLTSTYMFPKNDWRGETRVTWYQGGAMPKSPSSWIDLKKIGHGAMFKGDKGFIIADFKNRLLYPSGKETDLTYFKPRSKGELTPPLGNFQAQWTAACKNGKPSETACNFEYSANMIETMCLGLAAFRAGGSLDYDAVRGQFTNNAAANQYLTKAYRAGWTMNG; encoded by the coding sequence ATGAAGAAAATCGCATTGTCGCAAACAACCGCAACTCGCCGCGGCTTCATTCAGAAAAGTGCACTCGCTGGAGCAGGGCTGCTACTCATGCCTTCTGGCTCATTATTTGGTGCCGGTGCTGCCAGTAACCGCCTCAACATCGCGCTGATTGGTGCCTCCGGTCGCGCGAAAGCGCACTATGGAACGCTCAAGAGTGAGAACGTCGTCGCGATTTGTGAAGTGAACGATTTGAACCTGCCGGATGCGATGCGGCATTTTCCGAAAGCGAAGGTCTACAAGGATTGGCGCAAGTGCCTCGATCATCCAGGCATTGACGCGGTGCTGTGTTGCACCCCCGACCACCATCATGCTTTCATTTCGAATTGGGCGCTCAATCGTAACCTGCACGTTTATATGGAAAAACCACTCGGCATCACTGTCGAAGAGGCGCGCACCGTGCGAGCCACGTATCTCACTAAGAAGGATAAGCTCGCCACTCAAGTTGGCATGCAACGCCACGCATATGATAACTTCTCCCGCCTGCGTGAGATGATTCATGATGGAGCGATCGGAAACGTTAAGGATGTGCATGTGTGGGGTAATCGTCAGATTCCAAAGCCGGGTTATTTGCCAGGTGTCAGTCCGATTCCCTCGACCTTGAATTGGGATCTATGGCTCGGACCATCGCCGGAGCATCCGTTCAACCCTGAGTATGTGTCTAAGAATAACGGCTCCAACTGCCTGAATTGGAATATGTATTGGGACTTTGGCATTGGCCAGATGGGGGATATGGGCAGCCACACTATGGATCTTGTTTGGAATGCACTCGATGCCGACTTGCCAACCTCAGTTAAAGCAAGTTCTTCAGAGCCATTCAATCCCCAGGTGACACCGGTTAACCTGACGTCCACTTATATGTTTCCGAAGAACGACTGGCGTGGAGAAACGCGTGTCACTTGGTATCAAGGAGGCGCGATGCCTAAATCACCTTCTAGTTGGATCGATCTTAAGAAGATCGGCCACGGCGCGATGTTCAAGGGCGATAAGGGATTCATCATTGCTGACTTTAAGAATCGTTTACTCTACCCATCAGGTAAAGAAACCGACCTCACTTATTTTAAACCACGTAGCAAAGGCGAACTCACGCCACCTCTTGGGAATTTTCAAGCGCAGTGGACTGCAGCGTGTAAGAACGGCAAGCCCTCCGAGACTGCTTGTAACTTCGAATATAGTGCCAACATGATCGAGACCATGTGCCTCGGACTCGCGGCTTTCCGTGCGGGAGGTTCGCTCGACTATGATGCCGTGCGCGGGCAGTTTACTAACAATGCGGCAGCCAACCAATATCTGACCAAAGCATACCGTGCTGGTTGGACGATGAACGGCTAG
- a CDS encoding ThuA domain-containing protein yields MLRKITLYLVVLLAALSLCSTASAKPKKAKGPIIKALLITGGCCHDYDAQREVIPASIDLNSKMKVEWTVLHQRTSDGSFELDFYKNPDWAKGYDVVVHNECFAKIGDPEYIESILKPHRDGVPAVLVHCTMHCYREGPTKEEWFKFCGVHSPGHGPKHPFEVQITEPEHEVMQGMINWTTPNGELYYINKIYPTATPLAESKSKKTGKMNTNIWVNAYGPNKTRVFATTIGHHNETMLQAEYMEMITRGFLWAAGQSVSENIQSTK; encoded by the coding sequence ATGTTACGAAAAATTACCCTATATCTCGTTGTGCTACTCGCAGCGTTGTCGCTGTGCAGCACTGCATCTGCGAAACCGAAAAAGGCAAAAGGCCCGATTATCAAGGCACTACTCATCACTGGCGGGTGCTGTCATGATTACGACGCACAGCGCGAAGTGATTCCCGCAAGTATTGACCTGAATTCCAAAATGAAAGTGGAGTGGACGGTTCTGCATCAACGCACCAGTGACGGCAGCTTTGAGTTAGACTTTTATAAGAACCCAGACTGGGCGAAGGGCTACGATGTGGTCGTTCATAACGAATGCTTCGCGAAGATCGGTGATCCCGAATATATTGAAAGTATTCTGAAACCGCACCGCGATGGCGTGCCGGCAGTGCTTGTTCACTGCACCATGCACTGCTACCGCGAGGGGCCGACGAAGGAGGAGTGGTTTAAGTTCTGTGGTGTGCATTCGCCAGGACATGGACCGAAGCATCCCTTCGAAGTGCAGATCACTGAGCCAGAGCATGAGGTGATGCAAGGCATGATCAATTGGACGACGCCGAACGGAGAACTCTATTATATTAATAAAATTTACCCAACGGCTACACCATTAGCTGAATCGAAGTCTAAAAAGACAGGTAAGATGAATACTAATATCTGGGTGAATGCCTATGGACCAAACAAGACCCGTGTGTTTGCCACTACGATTGGCCATCACAACGAAACCATGCTGCAGGCCGAGTATATGGAAATGATAACCCGCGGCTTCCTTTGGGCGGCCGGACAGTCTGTTTCCGAAAATATCCAATCTACTAAATAA
- a CDS encoding FAD:protein FMN transferase — protein sequence MSNIHQFDHNAMKCTFVFRIVSDDEKLAHTVAYTAITLLDEIENTLSRYIEGSDVFRINHMETGQTLLISDMCYDCIRQAAEAHEQTGGLFDITLGTVIEHQKNELQGDTPTLAGKLSIDPNRPAITCEAAGREIDLGGIGKGFALDQIKLLMEEWGIESALLSAGASTQLAFGSKTWPIELSGDQNGQSIELSNQALSASGIGIQGSHIVSPISSDEPSYHFKRAWILQPSAAMADAWTTALMLIDPEQLQAFEAPENTLYFETETGIQSLQAMQASND from the coding sequence ATGAGCAACATCCATCAATTCGACCACAACGCGATGAAGTGCACCTTCGTCTTTCGCATCGTTTCAGACGATGAGAAGCTAGCCCACACGGTCGCATACACTGCGATCACCCTGCTCGACGAAATCGAAAATACACTCAGTCGCTATATCGAAGGGAGTGATGTCTTCCGCATCAACCACATGGAGACCGGTCAAACATTGCTAATCAGCGATATGTGCTACGACTGTATACGACAGGCCGCCGAAGCACATGAGCAAACCGGTGGCCTGTTCGACATCACACTCGGCACAGTCATCGAACACCAGAAGAACGAGCTCCAAGGCGACACCCCAACACTCGCAGGCAAACTCAGCATCGATCCAAACCGCCCCGCCATCACTTGCGAAGCAGCAGGCCGAGAGATCGACCTTGGCGGTATCGGCAAAGGCTTTGCACTCGATCAAATCAAACTGTTGATGGAGGAATGGGGCATCGAATCGGCACTACTCTCAGCCGGAGCCAGCACACAACTCGCATTCGGCTCGAAGACATGGCCGATCGAACTCAGCGGCGATCAGAACGGGCAGAGCATTGAATTGAGCAACCAAGCCTTAAGCGCCTCAGGTATTGGCATCCAAGGCAGCCACATCGTGTCGCCGATCTCCAGCGACGAGCCCAGCTACCACTTTAAGCGCGCTTGGATCCTACAGCCCAGCGCCGCCATGGCCGACGCCTGGACCACCGCACTCATGCTAATCGACCCCGAGCAACTCCAAGCATTTGAAGCACCCGAGAACACCCTCTACTTCG
- a CDS encoding ThuA domain-containing protein, with protein sequence MKAKQTPNILLSLILGFCGVQAAFAETTKDIIFLAGKKSHGYGAHEHRAGSMLLARCFNESGLDVKASVVDNGAWPETDEMPDAIVMYCDGFKRHMAKEHQDEIQTWVDAGVGVSCLHFGVEVEPDVLGQQFLDWIGGYFEIGWSVNPHWDAEFTEFPEHPITNGVEPFTIRDEWYYHMRFQPDMMGVTPILSALPPVSTLTSRAKDKRRGSNPTVMAEVSAGQKQHVAWAYERPDGGRGFGFTGGHFHKNWQQDDFRKLVLNAVLWTAKGDVPEGGVPSRTPSDAELELNQDYPKPQKK encoded by the coding sequence ATGAAAGCGAAACAAACCCCTAATATTTTATTAAGTCTCATTCTTGGATTCTGTGGAGTGCAGGCTGCGTTTGCTGAAACAACTAAAGACATCATTTTTTTGGCAGGAAAGAAGAGCCACGGCTACGGGGCGCATGAGCACCGTGCGGGATCCATGTTACTGGCTCGCTGCTTCAACGAGAGCGGTCTCGATGTGAAAGCCAGTGTCGTCGATAATGGCGCTTGGCCTGAGACTGACGAAATGCCGGATGCGATCGTAATGTATTGCGATGGATTTAAGCGCCACATGGCAAAGGAGCATCAAGATGAAATTCAAACTTGGGTGGACGCTGGCGTTGGTGTGTCTTGCTTACATTTTGGAGTCGAAGTCGAGCCTGACGTGCTGGGGCAGCAGTTCCTAGATTGGATCGGTGGTTATTTTGAAATAGGTTGGTCAGTGAATCCACATTGGGATGCGGAGTTTACCGAATTCCCAGAGCACCCGATCACAAATGGCGTGGAGCCGTTTACAATTCGCGATGAGTGGTATTATCACATGCGCTTTCAACCAGACATGATGGGAGTGACTCCGATTCTGTCTGCTTTGCCGCCAGTAAGCACTTTGACCTCGCGTGCGAAAGATAAGAGGCGTGGTAGTAATCCTACGGTTATGGCTGAAGTGAGTGCTGGCCAGAAACAGCATGTGGCATGGGCTTACGAGCGCCCTGATGGTGGTCGTGGATTCGGATTTACGGGTGGGCATTTTCATAAGAACTGGCAGCAAGATGACTTCCGAAAGCTCGTGCTCAACGCAGTGCTCTGGACAGCGAAGGGCGACGTGCCAGAGGGCGGCGTGCCATCTCGCACACCGAGTGATGCTGAATTAGAGCTGAATCAAGATTATCCCAAACCTCAGAAGAAATAA
- a CDS encoding AraC family transcriptional regulator, giving the protein MNTHPTIPHQNLDPNSILALFSALGDVYFFMKDRNGCFIGANNLQLEKLGLSSEEDLVGKTDLDFFPSYMIAHYAKDDAQVMDSGEPILRRVELVANPDGSVSWHVTSKFPLYDNQGACVGIIGCMRDFDRSDNAWQPYRRMNAVVDYINQHFSEPIEMAQLAKVANLSISQFERRFRTVFEQTPSRFLIRYRLTRASQILMHSDHTVSEIAQEVGFYDHSHFTREFQKLFGMAPGRYRKTHNKGE; this is encoded by the coding sequence ATGAATACGCACCCTACCATCCCCCACCAGAACCTAGACCCAAACAGTATTCTCGCGCTGTTCTCTGCACTCGGTGACGTCTATTTCTTCATGAAAGATCGCAACGGGTGCTTTATCGGAGCCAATAACCTACAATTGGAAAAACTCGGTCTAAGCAGCGAAGAAGACCTCGTAGGTAAGACCGACCTCGACTTCTTTCCTAGCTACATGATCGCTCACTACGCTAAAGATGACGCACAAGTGATGGACAGCGGTGAACCTATCCTGCGCCGCGTCGAGTTAGTCGCCAACCCCGATGGCTCGGTGTCTTGGCACGTCACCAGTAAATTCCCGCTCTACGACAACCAAGGAGCCTGCGTCGGCATCATCGGCTGCATGCGCGACTTCGACCGTAGCGACAACGCCTGGCAGCCCTACCGCCGAATGAATGCGGTGGTCGATTATATCAACCAGCACTTTTCCGAGCCCATTGAGATGGCTCAGCTCGCCAAAGTCGCCAACTTATCGATCAGCCAATTCGAGCGCCGTTTCCGCACCGTCTTTGAGCAGACGCCCTCCCGCTTTCTTATCCGGTATCGACTCACGCGCGCCAGCCAGATCTTAATGCACAGCGACCACACCGTAAGCGAGATCGCCCAAGAAGTCGGGTTTTACGATCACAGTCACTTCACCCGCGAATTCCAAAAACTCTTCGGCATGGCTCCAGGCCGCTACCGCAAGACGCATAACAAAGGTGAATAG
- a CDS encoding flippase activity-associated protein Agl23, with protein MSQHLITVIAWVSIFILSLVLRLHDLEQRPIHADEATGARILAQQLAGEDYAFNPQHFHGPLLSLTSIPIAQTRGEDTWAQLTTTTLRLSSVIAGVLLVFIPLLWRRSIGTWGALAAAALLASSPLLVYYNRMYIHESLLTLFSLLACTAVFRLTEKPTKRMGLLTGLGMGLMFATKETFAISILAWLPAVGICYWFQHPKPRLSPAHLRPYILPALLLTLTASLSAAYFYSDGFRSPQGIIDAVRTYFVYETTAGHEKSWSYYFEFLLWPKQQLGIWWSEALIGLLAVIAAVFAVLKRVPHPAVLFLSIATIGHFIIYSSIGYKTPWLMMVPWAHACLLAGYVFSDLSNLNKRSRVILTLLLLTGLAYQTKQSLHASGRFSNDIRNPYAYVPTSKDAPGIERWLQELSAMSGAPTLSPIAVVGQEYWPLPWYLRSFETVGYWPAPIEDLTKFPIVFAMPAQQLACEELLSRTHVTLPRGLRANVSTTLYLRNDIWQRWMQTAEK; from the coding sequence ATGTCGCAACATCTCATCACAGTCATCGCATGGGTCAGTATTTTCATACTGTCGCTTGTGCTGCGTCTGCATGACTTAGAGCAACGACCGATCCACGCCGACGAAGCAACCGGCGCACGGATTCTCGCCCAGCAATTGGCAGGCGAAGACTATGCATTCAACCCACAGCATTTTCATGGGCCACTACTGAGCCTCACGTCGATCCCCATCGCTCAGACCCGCGGAGAAGACACATGGGCGCAGCTCACTACCACGACCTTGCGCCTTAGCTCTGTCATTGCTGGCGTGCTACTGGTATTTATCCCGCTCCTATGGCGACGCTCCATCGGCACTTGGGGCGCATTAGCCGCGGCGGCATTGTTAGCGAGTTCGCCACTACTGGTCTATTACAACCGCATGTATATTCATGAGAGTCTACTGACATTGTTTAGCCTGCTGGCCTGCACTGCAGTCTTTCGGCTCACAGAAAAACCGACAAAGCGCATGGGCTTACTCACTGGTCTCGGCATGGGCTTGATGTTTGCGACTAAGGAAACCTTCGCCATCTCCATCCTTGCATGGCTACCAGCCGTAGGGATCTGCTATTGGTTCCAGCACCCGAAACCACGCCTTAGCCCCGCACATCTGCGTCCCTATATTCTGCCTGCCCTCCTACTGACGCTCACAGCATCCCTGAGTGCCGCCTATTTTTACAGCGATGGCTTTCGCTCCCCGCAGGGTATCATCGACGCGGTGCGCACCTACTTCGTTTACGAGACCACTGCGGGTCACGAGAAAAGCTGGAGCTACTATTTCGAGTTTCTCCTATGGCCCAAACAGCAGCTCGGCATTTGGTGGAGCGAGGCACTCATCGGCCTGCTCGCTGTGATCGCCGCCGTATTCGCAGTGCTGAAACGCGTGCCGCACCCAGCCGTGCTATTTCTATCCATCGCAACCATCGGTCACTTTATCATTTATAGCAGCATCGGCTACAAGACACCTTGGCTGATGATGGTGCCATGGGCACATGCCTGCTTGCTCGCTGGCTATGTGTTCAGCGATCTCTCAAATCTGAATAAGCGCTCCCGTGTCATCCTCACTCTGTTGCTACTCACAGGACTCGCCTACCAAACCAAACAAAGCCTCCACGCCAGCGGTCGATTCTCCAACGACATACGTAATCCTTACGCCTACGTGCCGACGAGTAAAGACGCGCCAGGCATCGAGCGCTGGTTACAGGAGTTGAGCGCAATGTCCGGCGCGCCTACGCTCAGTCCCATTGCTGTCGTCGGTCAAGAATACTGGCCCCTTCCGTGGTATCTGCGTAGCTTCGAAACCGTGGGCTATTGGCCTGCTCCCATTGAAGACCTGACCAAGTTCCCCATCGTCTTTGCCATGCCTGCGCAACAGCTAGCTTGCGAAGAGCTACTGAGTCGCACACACGTCACACTTCCGCGCGGACTACGCGCCAACGTCTCCACCACACTTTACCTACGCAACGACATCTGGCAGCGCTGGATGCAAACCGCTGAAAAATGA
- a CDS encoding Gfo/Idh/MocA family oxidoreductase gives MNNFSRRDFVKAAAVSVAAVSTFNILGAQTVNGIGTQKAKVGLIGCGGRGKGALGQFLQSCKILGIEVEVVAVADVFEDRVDGTIKRFKIDASKGYSGYESYRKVTESDAEFVIMATPPNFRPQHLEACVEAGKHCFIEKPVAVDPVGARKVIALGELAKAKGLTIIAGTQRRYDASYQMTKAKIEAGAIGDIVGGVVSWNGQVPWISSRKPDQSDAHYMTRNWLNFTELSGDHIVEQHVHQLDVANWYVGRTPVSFTGMGGRARRETGNQFDFFSVDVDYGDGVHIHSQCRQIAGCYNRVGESFRGTEGQTIGSKVKGNDVSVADIKLESGVSQIQEHVELIKSARGSGTPLNCAQTVAESTLCAIGGRISAYTGQLVRWVDLVANQKSPYYAMQLAPSPIDFERGTVVMPAEVAAIPGKEIKFRDR, from the coding sequence ATGAATAATTTCTCACGACGCGATTTTGTAAAAGCAGCAGCGGTGTCTGTCGCCGCAGTTTCCACTTTCAACATACTGGGTGCGCAAACTGTCAACGGTATCGGCACTCAAAAGGCGAAGGTCGGATTGATCGGTTGTGGCGGACGAGGCAAGGGGGCACTCGGGCAGTTCTTGCAGTCCTGTAAGATTCTCGGGATCGAGGTTGAAGTCGTAGCCGTCGCAGATGTTTTTGAGGATCGTGTCGATGGCACGATCAAACGATTCAAGATCGATGCTTCGAAGGGGTATTCAGGCTATGAATCCTATCGAAAGGTGACGGAGTCCGATGCCGAGTTTGTCATAATGGCGACACCTCCAAACTTTCGTCCGCAACATTTAGAAGCCTGTGTTGAAGCTGGGAAGCATTGCTTTATCGAAAAGCCCGTTGCAGTCGATCCTGTAGGTGCGCGTAAAGTGATCGCGCTTGGAGAGCTCGCCAAGGCGAAGGGGTTGACCATCATCGCAGGCACGCAGCGTCGATACGATGCGAGCTATCAGATGACGAAGGCGAAGATTGAAGCAGGTGCGATTGGCGATATTGTGGGCGGAGTCGTTTCGTGGAACGGCCAAGTGCCATGGATTTCTTCACGTAAACCAGATCAGAGTGATGCGCATTATATGACGCGCAACTGGCTGAACTTTACCGAGCTCTCTGGTGACCACATCGTTGAACAGCATGTGCATCAGCTCGATGTTGCGAATTGGTATGTCGGGCGCACGCCAGTCTCATTTACAGGCATGGGGGGGCGCGCGCGCCGCGAGACAGGCAACCAATTCGATTTCTTCAGTGTGGATGTCGATTACGGCGATGGCGTGCATATTCATAGTCAATGTCGTCAGATTGCGGGTTGCTATAATCGTGTTGGCGAGAGCTTTCGAGGCACTGAAGGGCAGACCATCGGCTCTAAAGTAAAGGGCAATGATGTGTCTGTGGCTGACATCAAACTAGAGTCTGGTGTGAGTCAGATCCAAGAGCATGTGGAATTAATTAAAAGTGCCCGAGGCTCAGGGACGCCGTTGAATTGCGCTCAAACCGTAGCGGAGTCGACGCTGTGTGCGATCGGTGGACGCATCTCTGCTTATACTGGGCAGTTAGTTCGTTGGGTGGATCTGGTCGCCAATCAAAAGTCTCCTTATTACGCGATGCAACTAGCTCCGAGTCCGATTGATTTCGAGCGTGGCACCGTCGTGATGCCAGCCGAAGTGGCTGCGATCCCTGGCAAAGAAATTAAGTTCCGTGATCGATAA
- a CDS encoding sulfatase produces MNFLATSLFAFAALVMSASAAKKPNIIVFLVDDMGVMDTSVPFLTDDAGDPVVYPLNEWYRTPSMARLAAQGTRFSTFYAQSVCSPTRATLMTGQNATRHATTQWIRPEGNNKGKFGPSDWNWSGLKKADVTLPRILQGEGYRTLFLGKAHFGPLDSEGADPLNLGFDVNIGGAPWGRPKSYLASNHYGNHPKYAKKMTHNVPYLEAYYDSDIFLTEALTLEANKEITKSVEAEEPFFLYMSHYALHSPFESDTRFAANYADSDKPARAQAFATLVEGMDKSLGDIMDHLETLGVAEDTLIFFLGDNGTDAPLGSSHEVGCAAPLKGKKGTHYEGGMRVPFIAAWAKPDAANAWQQQLPIAAGTIQTQLGTIMDLYPTILEVAGAMNPEEYIYDGYGLKTLLTGERDKSHPDAFLMHFPHDHRSKYFTSYRNGDWKLVYHYYPKTNKQQSHYELFNLKDDFAESTNLAKSNPEKLNAMVRAMVAQLEAEEALCPVDAKGNELRPVVPSM; encoded by the coding sequence ATGAATTTTTTAGCCACTTCACTGTTCGCTTTCGCAGCACTCGTGATGTCGGCGAGTGCCGCGAAAAAGCCCAATATCATCGTTTTCCTAGTTGATGACATGGGGGTGATGGATACGTCAGTGCCGTTTCTTACGGACGATGCTGGCGACCCAGTGGTCTATCCGTTGAACGAATGGTATCGAACGCCGAGCATGGCGCGCCTTGCTGCTCAGGGCACCCGATTTAGCACCTTCTATGCGCAGAGTGTGTGCTCGCCGACACGGGCAACACTTATGACCGGGCAGAATGCCACACGTCACGCGACGACGCAGTGGATTCGACCGGAGGGAAATAATAAGGGTAAGTTTGGTCCTAGTGATTGGAATTGGTCTGGTTTGAAAAAGGCAGATGTGACCTTGCCACGCATCTTACAAGGGGAGGGCTATCGCACACTGTTTCTAGGTAAGGCACACTTTGGGCCGCTTGATTCAGAGGGTGCTGATCCTTTGAACCTTGGGTTCGATGTGAATATTGGTGGTGCTCCTTGGGGGCGTCCTAAAAGCTACTTGGCGAGTAATCATTATGGGAATCATCCTAAGTATGCAAAGAAGATGACACATAATGTGCCGTATTTAGAGGCTTACTATGATAGCGATATTTTTTTGACCGAGGCGTTGACGCTCGAAGCCAACAAAGAAATCACTAAGTCAGTCGAAGCAGAGGAACCGTTCTTCCTCTATATGTCACACTATGCGCTTCATTCGCCGTTTGAATCGGATACACGCTTTGCTGCGAACTACGCCGATTCAGATAAGCCGGCGCGGGCACAAGCATTTGCGACTTTAGTCGAGGGTATGGATAAATCGCTCGGCGACATCATGGATCACCTAGAGACGCTCGGCGTGGCAGAGGATACATTAATCTTTTTCTTGGGAGACAACGGCACTGATGCGCCGCTAGGCAGCTCACATGAAGTCGGATGTGCCGCTCCACTCAAAGGCAAAAAGGGCACGCACTACGAAGGCGGCATGCGTGTGCCTTTTATCGCTGCATGGGCAAAGCCTGATGCAGCGAATGCATGGCAGCAGCAATTGCCGATTGCTGCAGGGACGATCCAGACACAACTCGGCACGATCATGGATTTGTATCCCACAATTCTTGAAGTCGCAGGCGCGATGAACCCAGAGGAATATATCTACGATGGCTATGGACTAAAAACACTGCTCACGGGCGAGCGTGATAAGTCGCACCCCGATGCGTTTTTGATGCACTTCCCGCATGATCACCGCAGTAAGTATTTTACCAGCTATCGAAACGGCGATTGGAAGCTCGTCTATCACTACTATCCGAAAACGAACAAACAACAATCACACTACGAGCTGTTTAATTTAAAGGACGACTTCGCGGAGTCTACAAATCTCGCAAAGTCGAATCCTGAGAAGCTCAACGCAATGGTGAGGGCGATGGTCGCTCAGTTAGAGGCTGAAGAAGCCTTGTGTCCCGTCGATGCGAAGGGCAACGAGCTTCGGCCAGTAGTCCCTTCTATGTAG
- a CDS encoding sugar phosphate isomerase/epimerase family protein has protein sequence MRLGLNTFLVSSGFTDADLPLIQQFKSYGAEVIELAIVEPSEVTVSKLSAALEAAEMSCPIICGAFPTGRDLRGNTDEVAATVTYLNELIDLAVRLGSKIVCGPFYSTTGRAGSHTAEEREQQLEQIASALKPICDKAEAVGVTLAMEPLNRFETDCVNTLHQAVDLINRVGSSALKIHIDTFHMNIEENDSAAAILEHAHYIGHVHASASHRGLLGQDHVDWTGVLSALQRIGYDGDIVIESFSEDNQVIARAAAIWRPLYNSPEQLSVEGLNFLRNTWQHITSKSCQST, from the coding sequence ATGCGTTTAGGCCTTAATACTTTTCTTGTTAGCTCCGGATTTACCGATGCAGATCTACCTTTGATTCAGCAGTTCAAGTCTTATGGAGCTGAAGTCATCGAGCTCGCTATCGTAGAGCCGAGTGAGGTTACTGTCTCAAAACTGTCGGCAGCGTTGGAGGCAGCTGAAATGTCATGCCCTATCATCTGTGGCGCATTTCCTACTGGGCGCGACTTGCGTGGGAATACAGATGAAGTTGCGGCGACTGTGACCTATTTGAATGAGCTGATCGATCTGGCCGTTCGATTGGGATCAAAGATTGTATGTGGTCCGTTTTATTCGACAACCGGGCGTGCCGGGAGTCACACGGCTGAGGAACGTGAGCAGCAATTGGAGCAAATCGCGTCCGCGCTGAAGCCGATTTGTGATAAAGCGGAAGCTGTTGGAGTAACTTTAGCGATGGAGCCGCTCAATCGGTTTGAGACAGATTGTGTTAATACATTACATCAAGCGGTCGATTTAATTAACCGCGTAGGGAGTTCTGCCCTAAAAATACACATTGATACGTTTCACATGAATATTGAGGAGAACGACTCTGCTGCTGCGATTCTCGAGCACGCACACTATATCGGGCATGTGCATGCGAGTGCGAGTCATCGCGGGCTGTTGGGCCAGGATCATGTGGACTGGACCGGCGTGCTTTCTGCGTTACAGCGGATTGGTTATGACGGTGATATCGTGATCGAGAGCTTCTCTGAGGATAATCAAGTAATTGCGCGCGCAGCAGCGATCTGGCGTCCTTTATATAACAGTCCCGAGCAGTTGTCGGTTGAGGGCTTGAACTTTCTTCGAAATACTTGGCAACACATCACCTCAAAAAGCTGTCAGAGCACATAA
- a CDS encoding glycosyltransferase: MKRLICCLQSCFAVELLGILYFFTTVLPSNIEIVVVTPVWNDSRRLELFGPKLAQALSSSDLSVRWIVADDGSSPLEKGKVSALVECMKVIYPNVEAMLFEERSRKGGAIYQAWDACPEADLLAFVDADGAIDAGSLLRLIERACEQFPNTGVIGIRRDSVDTPTHRPWSRALSFRIFAALVRGLIGIDFEDTQCGAKVIPGKAYRVVGDQLMERGFVFDVELLQALVAHGCEIEQMAIPWREMPGGKVKPLRDAWGMIGGLLRIRKRMKRAGSSPD; encoded by the coding sequence ATGAAGCGACTTATTTGCTGCCTGCAATCTTGCTTTGCCGTTGAGTTGTTAGGCATTCTGTATTTTTTTACGACTGTGCTCCCCTCAAATATAGAGATTGTAGTGGTAACGCCCGTCTGGAATGACTCCCGACGCTTGGAACTGTTTGGGCCGAAGCTGGCACAAGCGCTGTCGAGCTCTGACCTCTCCGTGCGTTGGATCGTGGCGGACGATGGTTCGTCTCCACTGGAGAAAGGCAAGGTTTCGGCACTGGTTGAGTGCATGAAGGTCATTTATCCAAATGTTGAAGCGATGCTGTTTGAAGAGCGCTCGCGAAAGGGCGGGGCGATCTATCAGGCGTGGGATGCATGTCCAGAAGCGGATTTACTGGCCTTTGTCGATGCCGATGGCGCGATCGATGCAGGGTCGCTCCTGCGCTTGATCGAACGTGCGTGTGAGCAGTTTCCAAATACAGGTGTGATTGGTATTCGTCGTGATTCGGTGGATACACCGACGCATCGTCCATGGTCACGTGCGTTATCGTTTCGGATATTTGCTGCCTTAGTGCGCGGGCTGATTGGGATTGATTTTGAAGATACGCAATGCGGGGCAAAGGTCATTCCTGGAAAGGCGTATCGCGTGGTGGGAGATCAATTGATGGAGCGCGGCTTCGTATTTGACGTAGAGTTACTGCAGGCCTTGGTCGCACATGGTTGTGAGATCGAGCAGATGGCGATACCATGGCGGGAAATGCCCGGAGGCAAGGTGAAGCCGCTGCGTGACGCGTGGGGGATGATTGGCGGGCTGTTGCGTATTCGGAAACGGATGAAGCGCGCGGGGAGTAGTCCTGATTGA